A window of the Mauremys reevesii isolate NIE-2019 linkage group 26, ASM1616193v1, whole genome shotgun sequence genome harbors these coding sequences:
- the KLHL26 gene encoding kelch-like protein 26 isoform X3, which translates to MAESGGAEFALERPSRAMFTGGMRETNQDVIELKGVSAKGLKHIIDFAYSAEVTLDLDCIQDVLGAAVFLQMVPVVELCEEFLKSAMSVETCLNIGQMATTFSLASLKESVDAFTFRHFLQISEEEDFLHLPLERLVFFLQSNKLKSCSEIDLFHAAIRWLQYDQSRRANASQVLCHIRFPLMKSSELVDSVQTLDIMVEDVLCRQYLLEAFNYQILPFRQHEMQSPRTTIRSDVLSLITFGGTPYTDNDRTVSGKVYYLPDTNMRQFKELTEMEVGSSHACVAVLDNFVYVVGGQHLQYRSGEGAVDICYRYDPHLNQWLRIQAMQESRIQFQLNVLYGMVYATGGRNRSGSLASVEKYCPKKNEWTYVCSLKRRTWGHAGATVGGKLYISGGYGISVEDKKALHCYDPAVDQWEFKTPMNEPRVLHAMVSANTRIYALGGRMDHVDRCFDVLAVEYYVPETDQWTTVNPMRAGQSEAGCCLLEKKIYIVGGYNWHLNNVTSIVQVYNTETDEWERDLHFPESFAGIACAPVILPQITTQR; encoded by the coding sequence GGCAATGTTCACAGGAGGGATGAGAGAAACCAACCAAGATGTGATTGAACTGAAAGGGGTATCCGCAAAAGGACTGAAACACATAATAGACTTTGCTTATAGCGCTGAAGTGACTCTCGATCTTGATTGTATTCAGgatgtgctgggagctgcagtttTCCTCCAGATGGTGCCTGTGGTGGAGCTCTGTGAAGAGTTCCTGAAGTCTGCGATGAGTGTTGAAACCTGTCTTAATATCGGGCAGATGGCCACCACCTTCAGTCTCGCATCCTTGAAGGAATCAGTGGACGCGTTCACCTTTAGGCACTTTCTTCAGATTTCTGAGGAAGAGGACtttctccacctgcccctggagcgCCTTGTCTTCTTCCTGCAGAGCAATAAACTGAAGAGCTGCAGTGAAATAGACCTCTTCCACGCTGCCATCCGCTGGCTGCAGTATGACCAGTCCCGTCGGGCCAACGCCAGCCAGGTGCTCTGCCACATTCGCTTCCCGCTCATGAAATCGTCCGAGCTGGTGGACAGCGTGCAGACCCTGGACATCATGGTGGAAGATGTCTTGTGCCGGCAGTATTTGCTGGAGGCATTCAACTACCAGATCCTGCCCTTCCGCCAGCATGAGATGCAGTCTCCTCGAACCACCATCCGCTCAGACGTCCTGTCCCTCATCACCTTTGGCGGCACCCCGTACACTGACAACGACCGGACTGTGAGCGGCAAAGTGTATTACTTGCCGGACACCAACATGCGTCAATTCAAGGAGCTCACTGAGATGGAGGTGGGCAGCAGCCATGCCTGTGTGGCTGTGCTAGACAACTTTGTCTACGTTGTGGGGGGGCAGCATCTGCAGTAccgcagtggggagggagctgtcGATATCTGCTACCGCTATGACCCCCACTTGAACCAGTGGCTGCGCATCCAAGCCATGCAAGAGAGCAGGATACAATTTCAGCTGAACGTCTTGTACGGCATGGTGTATGCCACGGGTGGGAGGAACCGGTCGGGGAGCCTGGCCTCCGTAGAGAAGTACTGTCCCAAAAAGAATGAGTGGACCTACGTGTGTTCCCTCAAACGCAGGACGTGGGGGCATGCTGGGGCCACAGTGGGAGGCAAACTGTACATATCGGGCGGATATGGAATATCCGTGGAAGACAAAAAAGCCCTGCATTGTTATGACCCGGCAGTTGATCAATGGGAGTTTAAAACCCCAATGAATGAACCCAGAGTCCTGCATGCCATGGTCAGTGCAAATACAAGGATTTATGCCCTAGGAGGGCGCATGGACCATGTTGACCGTTGTTTTGATGTATTGGCTGTGGAATACTATGTGCCTGAAACTGACCAATGGACAACCGTGAACCCTATGCGGGCAGGTCAGTCAGAAGCTGGTTGTTGCTTGTTAGAAAAGAAGATCTATATTGTGGGAGGGTACAACTGGCACCTAAACAATGTAACGAGCATCGTGCAAGTGTATAACACGGAAACGGATGAATGGGAAAGGGACCTGCATTTCCCAGagtcttttgctggcatagcATGTGCTCCAGTTATACTACCACAAATAACAACCCAGAGATAA
- the KLHL26 gene encoding kelch-like protein 26 isoform X4, giving the protein MFTGGMRETNQDVIELKGVSAKGLKHIIDFAYSAEVTLDLDCIQDVLGAAVFLQMVPVVELCEEFLKSAMSVETCLNIGQMATTFSLASLKESVDAFTFRHFLQISEEEDFLHLPLERLVFFLQSNKLKSCSEIDLFHAAIRWLQYDQSRRANASQVLCHIRFPLMKSSELVDSVQTLDIMVEDVLCRQYLLEAFNYQILPFRQHEMQSPRTTIRSDVLSLITFGGTPYTDNDRTVSGKVYYLPDTNMRQFKELTEMEVGSSHACVAVLDNFVYVVGGQHLQYRSGEGAVDICYRYDPHLNQWLRIQAMQESRIQFQLNVLYGMVYATGGRNRSGSLASVEKYCPKKNEWTYVCSLKRRTWGHAGATVGGKLYISGGYGISVEDKKALHCYDPAVDQWEFKTPMNEPRVLHAMVSANTRIYALGGRMDHVDRCFDVLAVEYYVPETDQWTTVNPMRAGQSEAGCCLLEKKIYIVGGYNWHLNNVTSIVQVYNTETDEWERDLHFPESFAGIACAPVILPQITTQR; this is encoded by the coding sequence ATGTTCACAGGAGGGATGAGAGAAACCAACCAAGATGTGATTGAACTGAAAGGGGTATCCGCAAAAGGACTGAAACACATAATAGACTTTGCTTATAGCGCTGAAGTGACTCTCGATCTTGATTGTATTCAGgatgtgctgggagctgcagtttTCCTCCAGATGGTGCCTGTGGTGGAGCTCTGTGAAGAGTTCCTGAAGTCTGCGATGAGTGTTGAAACCTGTCTTAATATCGGGCAGATGGCCACCACCTTCAGTCTCGCATCCTTGAAGGAATCAGTGGACGCGTTCACCTTTAGGCACTTTCTTCAGATTTCTGAGGAAGAGGACtttctccacctgcccctggagcgCCTTGTCTTCTTCCTGCAGAGCAATAAACTGAAGAGCTGCAGTGAAATAGACCTCTTCCACGCTGCCATCCGCTGGCTGCAGTATGACCAGTCCCGTCGGGCCAACGCCAGCCAGGTGCTCTGCCACATTCGCTTCCCGCTCATGAAATCGTCCGAGCTGGTGGACAGCGTGCAGACCCTGGACATCATGGTGGAAGATGTCTTGTGCCGGCAGTATTTGCTGGAGGCATTCAACTACCAGATCCTGCCCTTCCGCCAGCATGAGATGCAGTCTCCTCGAACCACCATCCGCTCAGACGTCCTGTCCCTCATCACCTTTGGCGGCACCCCGTACACTGACAACGACCGGACTGTGAGCGGCAAAGTGTATTACTTGCCGGACACCAACATGCGTCAATTCAAGGAGCTCACTGAGATGGAGGTGGGCAGCAGCCATGCCTGTGTGGCTGTGCTAGACAACTTTGTCTACGTTGTGGGGGGGCAGCATCTGCAGTAccgcagtggggagggagctgtcGATATCTGCTACCGCTATGACCCCCACTTGAACCAGTGGCTGCGCATCCAAGCCATGCAAGAGAGCAGGATACAATTTCAGCTGAACGTCTTGTACGGCATGGTGTATGCCACGGGTGGGAGGAACCGGTCGGGGAGCCTGGCCTCCGTAGAGAAGTACTGTCCCAAAAAGAATGAGTGGACCTACGTGTGTTCCCTCAAACGCAGGACGTGGGGGCATGCTGGGGCCACAGTGGGAGGCAAACTGTACATATCGGGCGGATATGGAATATCCGTGGAAGACAAAAAAGCCCTGCATTGTTATGACCCGGCAGTTGATCAATGGGAGTTTAAAACCCCAATGAATGAACCCAGAGTCCTGCATGCCATGGTCAGTGCAAATACAAGGATTTATGCCCTAGGAGGGCGCATGGACCATGTTGACCGTTGTTTTGATGTATTGGCTGTGGAATACTATGTGCCTGAAACTGACCAATGGACAACCGTGAACCCTATGCGGGCAGGTCAGTCAGAAGCTGGTTGTTGCTTGTTAGAAAAGAAGATCTATATTGTGGGAGGGTACAACTGGCACCTAAACAATGTAACGAGCATCGTGCAAGTGTATAACACGGAAACGGATGAATGGGAAAGGGACCTGCATTTCCCAGagtcttttgctggcatagcATGTGCTCCAGTTATACTACCACAAATAACAACCCAGAGATAA